The following are encoded in a window of Citrobacter freundii genomic DNA:
- a CDS encoding phosphoadenosine phosphosulfate reductase family protein — translation MTPNEKQKLLQRQSLSLDAKVEMTKRRIRDFYDHFDGEVYQSFSGGKDSAVLRHIIMSMGLKMPFVFSNTGLEMPEIVDFVRAQASKDEGVIQVRPKVPFNQVWQEYGLPIGSKKVAKMIRVLQEGDTGRNSNMHNLYNTGVNSKGQFAKSWKIPEKWRVFVNNEAPRITDLCCDFLKKEPLDTYAKETGRHGISAIMADEGGAREMRTQCNVYDGKRPNCAPMLFWLESDVWEYINSRGVEICEVYYDREVNGRHVPAEKRTGCMFCGFGVHMEKGMNRFQRMAITHPRQHSIVIDRMGMGKALDLINVKYIPDDED, via the coding sequence ATGACCCCTAACGAAAAGCAAAAGCTTCTTCAGCGGCAGTCTCTTTCTCTCGATGCAAAGGTTGAGATGACAAAGCGTCGTATCCGCGATTTCTACGACCATTTCGATGGGGAGGTTTACCAGTCTTTCAGCGGTGGAAAGGACAGTGCTGTATTACGTCACATCATCATGTCTATGGGATTAAAGATGCCATTTGTCTTTAGTAACACAGGTCTTGAGATGCCGGAGATTGTTGACTTCGTAAGGGCGCAGGCCAGCAAGGATGAGGGTGTCATTCAAGTTCGGCCAAAGGTTCCGTTTAACCAGGTATGGCAGGAATACGGCTTGCCGATTGGCAGCAAGAAAGTTGCGAAGATGATTCGCGTCCTCCAGGAGGGAGACACAGGTCGGAACAGCAATATGCACAATCTTTATAACACCGGAGTTAACTCGAAAGGCCAGTTCGCTAAATCATGGAAAATACCAGAGAAGTGGAGGGTATTCGTCAACAATGAAGCTCCTCGCATTACTGATCTGTGCTGCGACTTTCTCAAAAAGGAGCCGCTGGACACTTACGCTAAGGAAACCGGTCGACACGGAATCAGCGCAATTATGGCTGACGAAGGGGGGGCTCGTGAAATGAGGACTCAATGCAATGTATACGATGGAAAGCGCCCAAACTGTGCCCCAATGCTTTTCTGGCTTGAAAGTGATGTCTGGGAATACATAAACAGCCGCGGGGTGGAAATATGTGAAGTGTATTACGACAGAGAGGTAAACGGTCGGCACGTCCCGGCAGAGAAAAGAACTGGCTGTATGTTCTGCGGATTTGGTGTCCACATGGAAAAAGGCATGAACCGTTTTCAACGTATGGCCATTACGCATCCTCGCCAGCATTCTATCGTTATTGACCGCATGGGTATGGGTAAAGCTCTTGACCTGATAAACGTTAAATACATTCCGGATGATGAGGACTAA
- a CDS encoding ATP-binding protein, with protein MKNIVNSGSALERLKKLIPPGVQPKFTSAEELLAWQREEGLKRCEELDRLNQKARTEKIFGRSGIQSLHRSCTFENYHVSGEGQRKAFTMAKSYAQNFGAGFASFVFSGGPGTGKNHLAAAIGNHLLSGGQSVLVVTIPDLMLRVRECYDGGQSEASLLDDLCKVDLLVLDEVGIQRGSNGEKVILNQVIDRRLSSMRPVGVLTNLNHDELLGALGARVIDRLQMDGGMWVNFDWGSYRKNVSHLRIVK; from the coding sequence GTGAAAAACATTGTTAATTCTGGCAGCGCTCTTGAGCGCCTGAAGAAACTCATTCCGCCAGGAGTTCAGCCGAAGTTCACCAGCGCGGAAGAGCTGCTGGCATGGCAGAGGGAAGAAGGCCTGAAGCGGTGTGAAGAACTGGACAGGCTGAATCAGAAAGCCCGGACAGAGAAAATTTTCGGTCGCTCAGGAATTCAAAGCCTGCACCGCAGCTGCACTTTCGAGAATTACCATGTATCCGGGGAAGGGCAGCGCAAAGCCTTCACGATGGCAAAGAGCTACGCACAGAATTTCGGTGCTGGGTTCGCGAGCTTCGTGTTTAGCGGTGGCCCTGGTACCGGGAAAAACCATCTCGCTGCAGCGATCGGAAATCATCTCCTGTCCGGTGGCCAATCAGTGCTGGTGGTGACAATCCCTGACCTGATGCTGCGCGTTCGCGAGTGCTACGACGGTGGCCAGTCAGAGGCTTCACTTCTGGATGACCTCTGCAAAGTCGATCTGCTGGTGCTGGATGAAGTCGGTATTCAGCGCGGTAGCAACGGGGAGAAAGTCATCTTGAATCAGGTTATCGACCGTCGCCTGTCATCGATGCGCCCGGTTGGCGTTCTGACGAATCTGAACCATGACGAACTTCTTGGCGCGTTGGGTGCGAGGGTTATCGATCGCCTCCAGATGGATGGCGGGATGTGGGTGAACTTTGACTGGGGCAGCTATCGCAAGAACGTTAGCCATCTCCGGATCGTTAAATAA
- a CDS encoding DUF1367 family protein, whose translation MAHELQLIKQSSGILIPATPETSDLLQSKIKLGAVLVAEFRQVRNPAFHRRFFALLNLGFEYWEPTGGAISSNERKLVNGYAKFLAVFGGNEGALLDAAEQYLEQVASRRITNGISLCKSFDAYRAWVIVEAGHYDAIQLPDGTLRKHPRSIAFANMDETEFQQLYKAALDVLWRWVLSRAFKTQREAENAASQLMSFAG comes from the coding sequence ATGGCGCACGAACTACAACTAATCAAGCAGTCCTCAGGAATCCTGATCCCCGCTACGCCGGAGACCAGCGATTTACTGCAATCAAAAATCAAACTCGGCGCCGTGCTGGTGGCTGAGTTCCGGCAGGTACGCAACCCGGCTTTTCACCGTCGCTTCTTCGCATTACTCAATCTCGGCTTCGAATACTGGGAACCCACCGGCGGGGCGATATCCAGCAATGAGCGTAAGCTCGTAAATGGTTATGCTAAATTCCTCGCGGTATTTGGTGGAAACGAAGGCGCACTGCTGGATGCTGCCGAGCAGTATCTGGAGCAGGTAGCCAGTCGTCGAATTACCAATGGGATCAGCCTGTGTAAATCCTTTGACGCGTACCGTGCCTGGGTAATTGTCGAGGCCGGCCACTACGACGCAATTCAACTACCTGACGGAACTCTTCGTAAACACCCCCGCAGCATAGCTTTCGCCAACATGGACGAAACCGAGTTCCAGCAACTGTACAAAGCCGCGCTCGATGTTCTGTGGCGCTGGGTATTGTCCCGGGCATTCAAGACTCAGCGAGAAGCGGAAAACGCCGCATCGCAGCTCATGAGCTTTGCGGGGTGA
- a CDS encoding DnaT-like ssDNA-binding domain-containing protein, with amino-acid sequence MAGDWIKMRTSLVTSPKVNGIARILERSPEVGKMFTLSHNTTLSDVVTRNVTRNVTVSLLVTFWSAANEHSRNGVFENADLSDIDDIVGVPGFGAALSTVGWAIYDAENNCVILPNFNEYNTSGDMRSATAKTNAQRQKEFRERKKLQESNVTRYVTNNVTSNHREEKRREDLNPERERAGGSHSGDDISGNHPPLPAIPPKPQNEDFGPGLDFGPLGKFPITDSWTPSPDFVRQAALWGKNVGTEPGYTAEELQQFRDYWIPDGKVKHQLAWEQTFANSLLQSRGHGQRTVHVGQRDPNRISEPDKTIPTGFRG; translated from the coding sequence ATGGCCGGAGACTGGATAAAGATGCGTACATCACTGGTCACCAGCCCGAAGGTGAACGGAATTGCGCGAATACTGGAGCGTTCACCGGAGGTGGGAAAAATGTTCACACTTTCGCATAACACCACGTTATCAGACGTTGTAACGCGTAACGTAACCCGTAACGTTACGGTGTCGTTACTAGTAACGTTTTGGTCTGCGGCAAATGAACACTCGCGTAACGGTGTATTTGAAAATGCAGACCTGTCTGATATCGATGATATTGTCGGAGTACCCGGTTTTGGGGCTGCATTATCAACCGTAGGCTGGGCCATTTATGATGCGGAGAATAACTGCGTCATTCTTCCAAACTTCAATGAATACAATACGTCAGGTGATATGCGCTCAGCTACGGCCAAGACAAATGCGCAGCGCCAGAAGGAGTTTCGTGAACGGAAAAAACTCCAGGAAAGTAACGTTACTCGTTACGTTACTAATAACGTAACGAGTAACCACAGAGAAGAGAAGAGAAGAGAAGATCTAAACCCAGAGAGAGAACGCGCGGGCGGAAGTCATTCTGGGGATGATATTTCTGGAAATCACCCACCTCTGCCAGCTATCCCTCCCAAACCTCAGAACGAGGATTTTGGGCCCGGTCTGGATTTTGGCCCATTGGGTAAATTTCCGATCACTGACTCATGGACCCCGTCTCCAGACTTCGTGCGTCAGGCTGCGCTCTGGGGTAAGAACGTCGGCACTGAGCCGGGTTACACCGCTGAAGAACTTCAGCAATTCCGTGATTACTGGATACCTGACGGCAAGGTTAAACACCAGTTGGCTTGGGAGCAGACCTTTGCCAACAGTCTGTTGCAATCGCGTGGTCACGGCCAAAGGACCGTCCATGTTGGACAGCGAGATCCCAACCGAATTTCTGAGCCAGATAAAACCATCCCGACCGGGTTCAGGGGGTAA